The DNA window CTCATTCAGAGGATTCTTAACTTTTCCCACTCTTACTGCATTCTTGACTACAGTCATAGTACTCCCACAGAGCATGAGACACCATGTGATTGGCATGTCCAAACTTTTATTACAGGATCTTTCTTGAGAGAAGTGTGCTGCTGTCAGTGTGGAAAGGGCTGGACTGACTTTCTGTCTCTTGCTGGACTCAAAAGTTAAATGAACTCAGATAAGAATTGCACAGAAATATAATCTGGAAAAGCTACATACCAGGTCTTACGTTTCATTCCATGAGGGCTGTTAATGGAAAACCAGAAGAACCAAACTCATTTTCCCCCAATCTCCAGACATCCTCCACCCACAATAATCACCTGTAGGATGGTACCCCTTATTATAGCTAAATCCATACAGCAAAGGAACTAACAAAAGTACCCACTTCAGATCCAAGGAATGATGTACTTTAGTTGACCTGTACAGATTATATTGAGTGCTGTAATTTAGTTCTCCCATCCTAAGGGATGAATCTTGTGTCCTTTcaggtgtgtgagtgtgtgcacgcacatgcgCACACAAAAGCAAGGGCATGTGTTAGGAAACTGAATGCAGATGTTAAAGGACTGAATTTTACAATGAAGCCAACTAACTTgcctttatttcatttttgaaattctGAAGTGGGGTGATGATGACATGATTTTATCTACAAGCATAAAGGCTCGGGATAAGATGCTACTTCAGTGTTGTTGGCTGCGATGTTTAGCCATAATAAAGTAAATCACACTAATCTGGAAGCCACACTATGGTACATTTTTGTGTTGTTTCAACCTTCATTAAAAGATTCTAAAATCTAAAACAACAGCGAACTAATAACTATCAAGGAATTTTAAAAGGCTTATGATTACAAAGCTGAAGTGACATTTAAAAAGAGGAGTGCTACAAATTTGTATTTGGCTAGGATGGTGCAGGTGGTTCTTCCCAACATGTGGGCTTCTTTCCCAGAGATGTACTGGGTTTTCTAAATAAAAGGAAGAGGCCCTGGATAGCTTATCAATCACACAACAGACCATTACTTGCTCATCTACTAAACATTCTCCAAGAGAGGAGGCTCAGTCAACCTCTAAACTAATAAAGGATCTTGGGTGGCAGGATCCCAGTAGATTATGTAATGTCCTTATCCAGGGATTTTGTGCTTGATACAATCAGAATAATATAGACAGCCTCCTCTGAATAAAATCAGACCAGAGAAAACATTTATCAGAGTTCAAAGCATTTTCTTACCCTTGCATCATTGTCAGCAAGCTCTTCATTCACCCGGCAATCTTCACTTCGGTCACCctaaaaaaattcatttttttcatattgTCTTTTTTGTTTACATGAATGCCATTTGCCATTTTAGCATGAAGTTTTAGAGCACAAACGCAAAATTCCCATAGGTAAGTCAACCACTCTACAAATGTAACGAAAGCGTTTGCTAAACAATCAGGTTTCCTTTATTTAGGGACAGATTCAAGTAGggccttgattattatttttgaatAATCATATGAACTTCAgtgaaattattttgagataagttTCTGTTCAACATAAATAAGGGATAATAATCTACCCAATAGGTAGAAATTCCTACACATAGATCTCTTCTTAATTTAGACTTAATTTCATTTTATGAATTTGGTATACATTTTAGTAAAGGATTCTATCTGAAGATGTCATTTGAAACCTCAATCCTACAGTCTGgataaagtgaccatctgtcccatttcttaccgggacagtcccttatttaagctgtctcacaggcatcccaactttctttaagaaaacaggcaaactgtcctgtattttgcagggttcttgttccctggcaccctgtacCTTGAGGTGGCAGCCTCTTCTGCCAGGGATTTCCTCCACTGAGTGGTTGCtctgttccccagagctctgcaccttgtggctgcagctcctgctgctgtggagcttgtaggtgggcagctgccccattccctagcactccatggtggcagccccagctgccggcAAACTGTACAACAGAGCGGCTGCCTCATTTCCTGCTGCCCTAtacttaggggaggcagctcacACTGTCAGGGAGACTCCCCACGGTCTGCTGCCTCGTTCCCTGGCATCCCACATCTCAAggaagcagctcctgcttcattccccagccctccctgctgggAGCCTTTGGAACAACTTTCCAACCAGGGGTTCTGGAGCCCTCATCCTCTACTCCCTTTCATctctggtgcctccccattggaggctgcagagcctccATCCCTGGTACCTCattctggagcagcagcccccattgccaaggagcccaaACATGGGACAGCAGACCTGTCCCCGTCCCCGGAGGCCCATGTCCCGCATTTGCcattgccatagggcaatgtggtcaccctcaTTTTGGAGGGAAATTTCTGATTGTGACAGCTTGAAATCCCTGAATCATGGAGTCAAATACCTGCAGAGTTTACAGAACTGTTTTATTTATCGTGCCCATTAACATTTGCTCTAATCTACTTGGGCATAATCTGCCTAGAGGACAATTTGTccacctcccccacactctgctttTTATCCAGCTACATTACTATTAAAATATTGCCTAGATTCTAGCTGAAAGTTTTACTTCCATGTTtcttggatttttatttttaactttccaTCTCGTGAGACTGAATATTCTttctcttcatagaatcatagaatactaggactggaagggaccttgagagccgatcaagtccagccccctgccccaatggcaggaccaaatactgtctaaaccatccctagtagacatctatctaacctgtttttaaatatctccagtgatggagattccacaacctcccttggcaatttatttcactgtttgaccaccctgacagttaggaactttttcctaatgtccaacctaaacctcccttgctgcagtttaagtccattgccccttgttctatcctcagaggccaaaaagaacaagttttctgcctccttcttatgacacccttttagatacctgaaaaccgctatcatgtctcccctcgatcttctcttttccaaactaaacaagcccaattctttcagcctttcttcataggtcacattctctagacctttaatcattcttgtcactcttttctggaccttctctaatttctccacatcttttttgaactgcggtgcccggaactggactcagtactccagctaaggcctaacctgcacagagtagagcggaagaatgacttctcgtgtcttgttcacaacacacctgttaacgcatcccagaatcatgtttgctttttttttgcaacagcatcacactgttgacttatatttagcttgtggtctactacaatccctagatccctttctgctgtagtcatttctagacagtctcttcccattctgtatgtgtgacactgattgttccttcccaaatgaagcactttgcatttgtccttattaaacttcatcctgtttacctcagaccatttctccaatttatccagatcattttgaattatgaccctatcctccaaagcagttgcaacccctcccagctttccTATATTCCTTTCAAAATACTTGTAAATGCTGATCATGTGAAAAAGTTCAAAGCAAATAGATgcccattaaaaaaattaaaggtttTTCTTTAGTAGCATGAAAACATTATTCAAAATATCTTAATTTGTTTAAGGAGAAATTTTGTTTCACATAGATTACTTTGGGGAGTTATTTTTAATATAGACTAATAAGCTGAACATAAGCATACCTTAGCTAGAGCAAGCAAAGCTTTTTGGAAGTCTCCAGATGTATCTGAGGCAATGTCTTTTGCAAGATCTCTCTTCAGCTCTACAATAAACCAACAAAACAAGAGCACAAtattgacatttttaaaatgtctttcctctctccccttccctcaaaTCCCCATATGgggcctcttccctgcctcctcccctaaGTGCTCTCtgtcccttcttcccccaccagcaTTTCTAAAGCAGCATGAATCAGATGATTTCTGCTGTTCAAGCTccgggaggaaggaggaggagcagggatgaggCGTGAATCAGCTGATTTACAGCACTCCGGAAGTgttgagagggagggagaggaataaATAAGTGCAGGGCCCTGAGTGTGTGAATGGTACTGGGGCAAAGGCAGGGGGTGTGAATGGGCCACATGTAGAACCCCCATGGGCCACAGATTGTCCACCACTGGCTTAGGCCGATCTCTTTTTTTATATATTCCTTGTGTGACATTGTCCAGGAGGAGTCTGGTGTCTCTAGGGAAAGAAGCAGGGGACAGTAAGATCTCTCCTGCCATTTTGAAGTGAAGCTTTTAATGACAGGAATTGATTTGTCATATTCTTTGGACATGGGTGCTTCAAGATCACCAATACGAAGGAGAGAAACAGCTTGACTGAATGTGCCTTTATTCCTTCTCCAAGGACATGTCCTAATCATGCAGTTTTACAACCTATGAATCACCTTCCCTGTAGACTCTATTGATTTCTCGGATTTCCCTGTTGCTCCTTGAAGCCAGAATCTCAATTAAGGTATCTTCATCAGTTCCAAGTCCCTGTTGGAAAATAGTTGAGCAAATTATTTAACTATGGAAACACAATATCTAGAGGCACAAAactatatatagtacattaatacaacttgAGTCAATAGATACTAATActcacacactccctctcaggggtgtcctcttttttggaaaGTTCAAATATTGTAACCCTAAGAGAACCTGTGTAATAACTATAAAATGAATATCCTTGATTACAGAAGCATACATAGGTTTTTGAAAGATTATTGCAGCTGGGAAGGCTGGGTGCAGTAAGGTAAGCCTTCcagtaaataaaaaaacaaacattttacacCAACCTAATTATCTTTACTATACTTCTTCCTTGTCAGACTTGCTAATGCCTGAGACAAGTCTAACAAAGACTGAACAGCTTATAGGTATACCTTGCTCAGAGGAAACTGGCTAGAaggaaacacattttttaaatagTAATTTAACTGtcaagggctgcagctgccaactgAACGTTTGCTTATAGATTATATTATGTCTCATGTTaaataagttttttttcccctcagagtTGTTACTTGGCCTGACTACAGCTTTGAAAAATTAGCTGATTCTGCTTTTTGtgctggtgttttttgttttttttttttaaaagaggtgaACATTTGTGCTCCTTCTGATTCACCTGGGGCAATTCAAACAGCTTTTTTTACTACATGGAATTTTTTCTTATGCAGTCTACAGAATAACCTGTTAGAGAACAAAATAACAGTGCACATGAAACAGATACAAGTAAAATCAGATCATAACAAGCTGGATGAAAAAATTATAAGCATGAAAAGGAACTACAGGGTGTTATTTAGCAGGTGTAACTTGATATCTTGGCTCTTTAGCACCAAGGTATTAAATAATCCATTTTTTGGAGAGTTGAATTGGAATTATTCAAGCTCATAATTTTAACTGATTGGCACTGGCAAGCTATCAATGCATCTTCACAAGCTTTGCAATAAATAATAGAGACAGAAATCTTGTCTGATATGTCGGATTTATTCGTGTTCAGATGTGGCACAGCAAACAATATTAGAATCTGAATATAATTGCAGAATATAAGCCAAGGTAGCAGTAAAGTGTTCTTTTggtttttgaggtttttttaagTTTGGAGTTGTCCTGCGATTTTATTGCCATACCTTCATAGCACCTCTGAGCTCCTGAGCATCCAACTGGGCTGGGGTTTTCAATAGAGCCAGGACAACATCTTCAAGCTGACTTTTAAGGGCTTTTTTCAAAGCTTCTTCCAGAGGCTACATGGAACAATATACAATTGTAAGCTGGCTAGTTTTAAAGTCTCACAGTTCACAAGCACGCAAAATATGAATAAGCAATACTATTCCATCTCTCATAAGTCCCTTAGAAAAAAATCACCTATTACAGAAAATCATGTTTTAAGCATTGAGTACTTTGTAGCAGCTAGTTAAAGAATCATCAGCATGAATAAAAAGCAAAGTGTTCCGAAGTGCTCTTTCTCCTGAATAATGCATCGAAgacaaaaccaaagcagactctCCAGTTCTTACAAGAAGCTAAAGTTGGTACTATGATCATGATTTGCTTACAAGTGCATCTGGTTGGCAGGGTGGAGAGCGGGATGGGCTTTTGTGTTTGCCTGTTTAAGGATAAAGAAATTGGGAAAAGAACTACAATGGAGATTTCCTGACACTTTAGTACTGGGAAGtgagaggccaggtctacactacgcACATTcaactatgttaattatgtagctggagtatACTTTAATTTGAGATATACTTTAATCTGAGCTTCTGCACtgtctccactgcaggaggtcaatgggaataaGCGTTCCCATTGACTTTGCTTACTCCTCACAGagggcaggagtaccagtgctgacAGGGGTGCCCTGTGAGTTCGATTTAGCACGACCCCACCAGGAGCTGAAAAGCGAAATCCACTTATTAAAGGCAGCCTTCTTATTACCTTTCCTTTAGACTGCTGGTATGCAGCTTTGATCTGCTGCCGTTGTGCATTGGTTCTTTTAGTCAAGATATCCATAATGGTCGCTTCATCCACACCTGAAAGTGACAGAAAACAAACCTTTGCAAATTAGTTGCATAATCCTTCCATTCTGTTGCCAGTATCCCTAAATTATGCAGTCAAATCATGATTTGTACACTATGTTCTcaagtttgttttgtttacacTGCCAGGCACATCTACATTGATCCAAGGACAAAAATTAGCAATTTAATTTAGTAAATTGTGATTATAACCAAGAAAACAGGTAAGTAGGTTCTTCGAAGCAGGGGTGACTGAACTTTTTACGTCAGCCCAACTTTTCTTCCCTGGAATtagcagcgccccctcccccagctgtctaacgtaatccaaactgacagaaatttcagggGTGCTTTTCATATGAAAACCTCCCTTTTGCcaagtataagaaaataagtctgtagaatgtaaaacctttattaatcagTACATAAATGTTAATGCACATacattaaaaacagtaacatatttcaacatctgTAATGAAAtgtgtgagcctgagacccagcagctgcttgTGCTGTAACCTTCTtaggaaatgtcatgcccccttGAGGGGGCCCGTTCCTCACTTcacacacccctgctttaaaTGTTGTTGAAATCTATGTTTCCTATGATGTCATATAAAGGCACTGAAATGTTCTGAGAGAAGCTCTTACATTAGGCCATAGCTAAACAAAATAAATGCTATTAGCTCCTACATTCATGTTTAACTTCAGTAAGTCTAATTGGAAAGGTGGCATATTCCACGCAAAGTACCCAGTGTGAAATTCGTTAAAGCCCAAAAATAACTGAAACAGCATGTGGCATAGTATCAGCAAATTCACATTGTCTTAATTTTGGGGAAATTTTATGGGAATCAAATCAAAATCCTTAACTTTGCAGACAGTAATACTTTTCTTCAGTTCTCCAAAGATAACATTTATAATGTTCTTACCCTTTTTGCAATACATGCATGAACAGTTACAGCAATGTTACAGTCTGAAACTGAACCACAAAGTTAGGAAGTCAAAATGTTCAGGTTTTTCCCATATGACATATTCAGGAGGGAAGCAGTTTTGGTAACTTGCTAATCTTTTAGATACATATGAGTTTCCTTTGCTGAACGCTGTTACTTCTAGTTCGACCATTTTATTCAAGATTGTTCATTCTCAACTTCCCTGAGGAAAAAATCATATCTTTGTATTCTTCTTACCCTTAGCAGTTATAGCTTTGTCCAACGCGGCAGCATCAGATGATGGATTGAAGCTAGGATAGGTGGAGACAGCAGAGCCACCTTTTGAATTTTTCTAAAAGAAACAGAATTTGGTCATTTCTCAGACACACCTTTTATGTCAAGAATCAGGTTGTGTGAATTTCCCAATCGGGAGGGAATGTTATTGTGAGCccctttttaaagaagaaagagAGTACAGCACAAGGTTATTTAATTACGTtgaggtggccaaccagttagcaaggaagagccaaaatagctgtggatagagtgcaaagagccatgtattatatatttattttatcaatctatatatatagataaatagaaaaaaataagtatATAATATATGGCACAatgtccttccccctgcccctgagccaggcactcccatcTCTCTTGCTATCACCCAGTTCCCCCTCtactcccctacagccaggcacccccaacctcctGTTCTATCCCAAAGCACGCATCCCGCCCctacagccaggcccctcccagccccgacaCCCTGCTCTAGCCCAATGCTTGTAACTTGCTAGAGCCACCATCACCTCAGCCATGTGCTTCTTCCGCCAAGCActggggcacatgtgcagagtgGTGACGAGCAGTCTGGGCACGCGACTCTCAGagggagccacatttcattgaacaaagagccacatgcagcctgagggccGCAGACTGGCCACCCCCGAGTTTTATAAATTACCAGCCCTACCACTCACttgttgtgtgaccttgggaaagtcacatAAGGACCTGTTTACTGTGTAATAACACCAGTGCACTAggagcaactccactgaagtgAGTGTGTTACCACCAGTGTAAAAGAGATAAAAAGAGCACCTAATGATTCTATGCTTGAGTCTATCCCCGATGAAATGAGATTAATAGTTACGTAACTCatagggcttttctacacttgcccccaacttcaaaaggggcatgttaatcagggtgatgggagattactaatgaagcgctgcagtgaatacacagcacttcctcaggctaattctcctcagcggcaacttcaaagtgtcagacgtGGAAGTGCTGGCACGCATGTAGCtataggcactttgaagtgcccacgctacttcgaagtgcctttacttcccaaatttttgaggagtaaaggcacttcaaagtgtccacgGCTACACActtgccggcacttcgaagtttgacactttgaaattgccatgagggagaattagcctaatgaagtgctgcatattcaccatagcacttcattagtaatctcccgtcaccctgattaccatgtgcCTTTCCAGgtcgggggcaagtgtagacccagccatagtgttaTGAAGCTTAATTAATTAATCAAATAAAATACACAAGTGCAAACTATTGGCATTAAAACCTGTTTGGATAGCATTGGTAGCATTTGACCCAACAGATCTGGCAGTACAATGTGCTAACACCTGAACTTTCATAAAAATTCTCTGTATCTTCAGTCTTATCTCTTGCCTTTTCCCTCTTTACTGGGTACGCTTTAATGAGCTTTGGAAATGAATGATTAAGGAAAAAGATACAAGCAAGGTATATATGAATCAGATGCACTGTGATACATAGAACAAAATGAACTACTTAATATATCTATAGAGCTATATCACTGAGCAACTGTGTGGATGGCCTAGTTCCACAATCATATCACTCTTTAGTAACACACATATTTTGTCAAAGCTAAACTAGGAAGAGTTACATGTATTTAATACTAAAAATGTGGCATAGAATCATTGTTGGTAGAAATGGCACATTAAGAAGAGGCACTGCCTGCTTCAGTGAACTAGGATCTCAGATATCTCCAATGGTTTGATTGTTACTTGGGTTGCCACAGTGAATCTTCTGAGACAAAGAACTGCTCATAAAAAGAATTTTGGGCTCTAACAGGGCATCTGGGGCTGACATGCTGGTAAAAGGGGATTCTGGCCAAAAGGCTGCTGTGCTCAGGCAGCCAGAGGAAAAAGGCTGAAGGACAGAAATTTAAAGCCACCTCAGCCAAACACAGGCACAATTCACCCAGTACAGAGGAGCCACGCCAGAACTCCCAGCTTCATGCCATGACAATCTTTCTGAGGTTCCTTTCCTCTCCTATTGCATActgtgctcactttattttatttatttatttattttactgacaCACAGATCCATTTGCCTGTTGCCCTAATCAGCTTGGTCACCTTGCAAGTTTGCCACATCTTCCTTGGTCTATTAAGAATGTTTCCTATCTCCGTATACTCCAAATTTTTAAATGATGCAGCATGTTTCCCATTTGAAACTCCTTTTGGTATCATTGAGACTAGGTGCCAGTACTCATTTTTGGATTTCCCCTTTGTTATAATATTTAGTGGCCCTTCCCATCGTAATAATTTTTGATCCGGATAATACCATAGGTGCATGAGAACAAAGAACTTATTTTGATTGAATTAGTTTCGGCTTCACGTTACTAGTTTTGGACTTGCCTTCCCATGTTTGGTTGGTTTCATTTTTCTGCCACCCTAGAATCCTTGTGTCCTCTTTAAATGTTATTTCATCCACATGGTCTTAGATGTCTACATTCCTTTGTG is part of the Carettochelys insculpta isolate YL-2023 chromosome 5, ASM3395843v1, whole genome shotgun sequence genome and encodes:
- the ANXA1 gene encoding annexin A1: MSLVQSFLKQAWFMDNEEQDCIKNSKGGSAVSTYPSFNPSSDAAALDKAITAKGVDEATIMDILTKRTNAQRQQIKAAYQQSKGKPLEEALKKALKSQLEDVVLALLKTPAQLDAQELRGAMKGLGTDEDTLIEILASRSNREIREINRVYREELKRDLAKDIASDTSGDFQKALLALAKGDRSEDCRVNEELADNDARALYEAGEKRKGTDVAAFLNILTTRSYPHLRRVFQKYTKYSQHDMNKALDLELKGDIESCLTAIVKCATSKPAFFAEKLYLAMKGSGTRHKILNRIMVSRSEVDMNEIKGYYKNMYGKSLCQAILDETQGDYETILVALCGGDN